A window of Pseudomonas guangdongensis contains these coding sequences:
- the yccS gene encoding YccS family putative transporter: MPSPSLRHTLRRLWALDTFGSSLRVFIALTGSMALCWQQERMDLLIPLFLGIIASALAETDDSWRGRLRALLVTLGCFAAAAFAVELLFPYPWLFVVALALSTFVLTMLGALGERYGTIASGTLILSIYTMIGVDQRGGEVADLWHEPLLLVAGAAWYGALSVLWQALFSQQPVQQALARVFRELGLYLRLKAALFEPLRDLDVERRRLELAQQNGRLVAALNAAKEIILHRVGKGRVSPRVNRYLKLYFLAQDIHERASSSHYPYHALAEAFFHSDVLFRCRLLLRQQGKACRALAEAIELRQPFAYQRASAQARDDLEASLAYLQAQDNPHWRDLLRSLRALADNLGTLEQLLGAASNPEALAEEQDSTLHDRDPHSLREVWERLRLQLTPTALLFRHALRLSLALAAGYGVLHAIHPTQGYWILLTTVFVCQSSYGATRTKLTQRIAGTLLGLTVGWALFDLFPGALAQSLIAVAAGVAFFATRARRYTLATAAITLMVLFCFNQVGDGYGLIWPRLFDTLLGSLIAGLAVFLILPDWQGRRLPRVLASVLHSHAAYLRQIILQYASGKRDDLAYRLARRNAHNADAALSAALASMLLEPGHFRREAELGFRCLALSHTQLSYLSALGAHRAALPAELRGGLVEQAAAQLASELDAIAAQLGGQPAPGELVGDAATLALALEQLPEDIDARQRLLRTELALIARQLPLLRELAARLLSGAAAPAGLPPPAP; this comes from the coding sequence ATGCCCTCCCCCTCGCTTCGCCACACCCTGCGCCGCCTCTGGGCGCTGGACACCTTCGGCTCCAGCCTGCGGGTCTTCATCGCCCTCACCGGCAGCATGGCGCTGTGCTGGCAGCAGGAGCGCATGGACCTGCTGATCCCGCTGTTCCTCGGCATCATCGCCAGCGCCCTGGCCGAGACCGACGACAGCTGGCGCGGCCGCCTGCGCGCGCTGCTGGTGACCCTGGGCTGCTTCGCCGCCGCCGCCTTCGCGGTCGAGCTGCTGTTCCCCTATCCCTGGCTGTTCGTCGTCGCCCTGGCGCTGTCGACCTTCGTCCTGACCATGCTGGGGGCGCTGGGCGAGCGTTACGGCACCATCGCCTCGGGCACGCTGATCCTCTCCATCTACACGATGATCGGCGTCGACCAGCGCGGCGGCGAAGTCGCCGACCTGTGGCACGAACCCCTGCTGCTGGTCGCCGGCGCCGCCTGGTACGGCGCGCTCTCGGTGCTCTGGCAGGCGCTGTTCAGCCAGCAGCCGGTGCAGCAGGCGCTGGCCCGGGTATTCCGCGAACTGGGCCTGTACCTGCGCCTGAAGGCCGCGCTGTTCGAGCCGCTGCGCGACCTCGACGTGGAACGGCGGCGCCTGGAGCTGGCGCAGCAGAACGGCAGGCTGGTGGCCGCGCTCAACGCCGCCAAGGAAATCATCCTCCACCGGGTCGGCAAGGGCCGCGTCAGCCCGCGGGTCAACCGCTACCTGAAGCTGTACTTCCTCGCCCAGGACATCCACGAGCGCGCCAGCTCCTCCCACTACCCCTACCACGCGCTGGCCGAGGCGTTCTTCCACAGCGACGTGCTGTTCCGCTGCCGCCTGCTGCTGCGCCAGCAGGGCAAGGCCTGCCGCGCGCTGGCCGAGGCCATCGAGCTGCGCCAGCCGTTCGCCTACCAGCGCGCCAGCGCCCAGGCCCGCGACGACCTGGAGGCCTCGCTGGCCTACCTGCAGGCTCAGGACAACCCGCACTGGCGCGACCTGCTGCGCTCGCTGCGCGCGCTGGCCGACAACCTCGGCACCCTCGAACAGCTGCTCGGCGCCGCCAGCAACCCCGAGGCGCTGGCCGAGGAACAGGACAGCACCCTGCACGACCGCGACCCGCACAGCCTGCGCGAAGTCTGGGAACGCCTGCGCCTGCAGCTCACCCCCACCGCGCTGCTGTTCCGCCACGCCCTGCGCCTGTCCCTGGCGCTGGCCGCCGGCTACGGCGTGCTGCACGCCATCCACCCGACCCAGGGCTACTGGATCCTGCTCACCACGGTGTTCGTCTGCCAGTCCAGCTACGGCGCCACCCGCACCAAGCTGACCCAGCGCATCGCCGGCACCCTGCTCGGCCTCACCGTCGGCTGGGCGCTGTTCGACCTGTTCCCCGGCGCCCTGGCCCAGTCGCTGATCGCGGTGGCCGCCGGGGTGGCGTTCTTCGCCACCCGCGCACGCCGCTACACCCTGGCCACCGCGGCGATCACCCTGATGGTGCTGTTCTGCTTCAACCAGGTCGGCGACGGCTACGGACTGATCTGGCCGCGGCTGTTCGACACCCTGCTGGGCAGCCTGATCGCCGGTCTGGCGGTATTCCTGATCCTCCCCGACTGGCAGGGCCGGCGCCTGCCCCGCGTGCTGGCCAGCGTGCTGCACAGCCACGCCGCCTACCTGCGACAGATCATCCTGCAGTACGCCAGCGGCAAGCGCGACGACCTCGCCTACCGCCTGGCGCGGCGCAACGCGCACAACGCCGACGCCGCGCTGTCGGCGGCGCTGGCCAGCATGCTGCTGGAACCGGGGCACTTCCGCCGCGAGGCGGAGCTGGGCTTTCGCTGCCTGGCGCTGTCGCACACCCAGCTCAGCTACCTGTCGGCGCTCGGCGCGCACCGCGCCGCGCTGCCGGCCGAGCTGCGCGGCGGGCTGGTCGAGCAGGCCGCTGCGCAACTGGCCAGCGAGCTCGACGCCATCGCCGCGCAACTGGGCGGCCAGCCGGCGCCCGGCGAGCTGGTTGGCGATGCGGCCACGCTGGCCCTCGCCCTGGAACAGCTGCCGGAGGACATCGACGCGCGCCAGCGCCTGCTGCGCACCGAACTGGCGCTGATCGCCCGCCAGTTGCCCCTGCTGCGCGAGCTGGCCGCACGCCTGCTGAGCGGCGCCGCAGCCCCGGCCGGACTGCCGCCGCCGGCGCCCTGA
- a CDS encoding p-hydroxyphenylacetate 3-hydroxylase reductase component has translation MSTTPATAFDPRVFRRALGNFATGVTIITARSTAGAQVGVTANSFNSVSLEPPLILWSIDKRSGSHAVFEAASHFAVHVLAADQIELSNHFARPQDDKFAGIAFESGLGGAPLLADCAARFQCECYQQLDGGDHWILIGKVVAFDDFGRSPLLYHQGAYSMVLPHPRAPKKADPHAAPATMHGRLASSNLFYLMIQAVNAYQASYAPKQLSTGLRTSEARMLMVLEDSAQLDLVALQREVAMPTREIEEALANLQGKGLVADSPAGYLLTDAGRAQTEALWEIARRQQDAVFAGVGAEDIETFKKVLRVVMAAQ, from the coding sequence ATGAGCACAACGCCCGCCACCGCCTTCGATCCCCGCGTGTTCCGCCGCGCGCTGGGCAACTTCGCCACCGGAGTGACCATCATCACCGCGCGCAGCACGGCCGGCGCGCAGGTCGGCGTCACCGCCAACAGCTTCAACTCGGTGTCCCTGGAGCCGCCGCTGATCCTCTGGAGCATCGACAAGCGCTCCGGCAGCCATGCGGTGTTCGAGGCCGCCAGCCACTTCGCCGTGCATGTCCTGGCCGCCGACCAGATCGAGCTGTCCAACCACTTCGCCCGCCCGCAGGACGACAAGTTCGCCGGCATCGCCTTCGAGAGCGGTCTGGGCGGTGCTCCGCTGCTGGCCGACTGCGCGGCGCGCTTCCAGTGCGAGTGCTACCAGCAGCTCGACGGCGGCGACCACTGGATCCTGATCGGCAAGGTGGTGGCCTTCGACGATTTCGGCCGCTCGCCGCTGCTCTACCACCAGGGCGCCTACTCGATGGTCCTGCCCCACCCGCGTGCGCCGAAGAAGGCCGACCCGCACGCCGCGCCGGCGACCATGCACGGCCGGCTGGCCAGCAGCAACCTGTTCTACCTGATGATCCAGGCGGTCAACGCCTACCAGGCCAGCTACGCGCCCAAGCAGCTGTCCACCGGCCTGCGCACCAGCGAAGCGCGCATGCTGATGGTGCTGGAAGACAGCGCCCAGCTCGACCTGGTCGCCCTGCAGCGCGAGGTGGCGATGCCGACCCGCGAGATCGAGGAGGCGCTGGCCAACCTGCAGGGCAAGGGCCTGGTCGCCGACAGCCCCGCCGGCTACCTGCTGACCGACGCCGGCCGTGCGCAGACCGAGGCGCTGTGGGAAATCGCCCGCCGCCAGCAGGACGCGGTGTTCGCCGGGGTCGGCGCCGAGGACATCGAGACTTTCAAGAAGGTGCTCAGGGTAGTGATGGCGGCGCAGTGA
- a CDS encoding YgjP-like metallopeptidase domain-containing protein, whose translation MPPLKYLSAYPAHLQEQVRRLLAADRLGEYLQQRYPERHPVQSDKALYAYVMERKQRFLRNAPGIDKVLYDSKLDVLRNALGLHTAVSRVQGGKLKAKKEIRIAALFRDAAPEFLDMIVVHELAHLREFDHNKAFYQLCEHMLPGYHQLEFDLRVYLTWRDLAQ comes from the coding sequence ATGCCGCCGCTCAAGTACCTCTCCGCCTACCCGGCGCACCTGCAGGAGCAGGTGCGCCGGCTGCTCGCCGCCGACCGCCTGGGCGAGTACCTGCAGCAGCGCTACCCGGAGCGTCACCCGGTGCAGAGCGACAAGGCGCTGTACGCCTATGTGATGGAGCGCAAGCAGCGCTTCCTGCGTAATGCGCCGGGCATCGACAAGGTGCTCTACGACAGCAAGCTGGACGTGCTGCGCAACGCCCTCGGCCTGCACACCGCTGTCTCCAGGGTGCAGGGCGGCAAGCTCAAGGCGAAGAAGGAAATCCGCATCGCCGCGCTGTTTCGCGACGCGGCGCCGGAGTTTCTCGACATGATCGTGGTTCACGAGCTGGCGCACCTGCGCGAGTTCGACCACAACAAGGCCTTCTACCAGCTCTGCGAGCACATGCTGCCCGGCTATCACCAGCTGGAGTTCGACCTGCGGGTGTACCTGACCTGGCGCGATCTGGCGCAGTGA
- a CDS encoding FRG domain-containing protein: MSRENKPRWTSGRVKDGIEEIHIRKWNFFIDYIQEAFSPGCGWIHRGHRKDYYKLESTIDRKIFDKAQTEQLRREQLDRFKMAIRGKRGANPPQYDEPLEWWALGQHFGLLTPLLDWTHSPYTAAFFAFANAGKDDTRKRIIVSLNKHEVERCPELAATVRFYTPNSDENARVLGQNGLFSYSDSGEELESVVAQAFAGSRTAIIKKVYLPNAERIDVLRGLEQMNINHLTLFPDLSGASSYANMQFELYSSRPSASEPASPAARDSVEEQAED, translated from the coding sequence ATGAGCAGAGAGAACAAGCCGCGCTGGACCTCCGGGCGCGTCAAGGATGGCATCGAGGAAATCCATATCCGCAAGTGGAACTTCTTCATCGACTACATCCAGGAGGCCTTCTCGCCCGGCTGCGGCTGGATTCACCGCGGCCACCGCAAGGACTACTACAAGCTCGAATCGACCATCGACCGCAAGATCTTCGACAAGGCGCAGACCGAGCAGCTGCGCCGCGAGCAGCTCGACCGCTTCAAGATGGCGATCCGCGGCAAGCGCGGCGCCAACCCGCCGCAGTACGACGAACCGCTGGAATGGTGGGCGCTCGGCCAGCACTTCGGCCTGCTCACCCCGCTGCTGGACTGGACCCACTCGCCCTACACCGCGGCGTTCTTCGCCTTCGCCAACGCCGGCAAGGACGACACCCGCAAGCGCATCATCGTCTCGCTGAACAAGCACGAGGTGGAGCGCTGCCCGGAGCTGGCCGCCACGGTGCGCTTCTACACGCCCAACTCCGACGAGAACGCGCGGGTGCTCGGCCAGAACGGGCTGTTCTCCTACTCCGACTCCGGCGAGGAGCTGGAGTCGGTGGTCGCCCAGGCTTTCGCCGGCTCGCGCACGGCGATCATCAAGAAGGTCTACCTGCCCAACGCCGAGCGCATCGACGTGCTGCGCGGCCTGGAGCAGATGAACATCAACCACCTGACCCTGTTCCCCGACCTCAGCGGCGCCAGCAGCTACGCCAACATGCAGTTCGAGCTGTACTCCAGCCGGCCGAGCGCCAGCGAGCCGGCGAGCCCGGCGGCGCGGGACAGCGTGGAGGAGCAGGCCGAGGACTGA
- the fba gene encoding class II fructose-bisphosphate aldolase (catalyzes the reversible aldol condensation of dihydroxyacetonephosphate and glyceraldehyde 3-phosphate in the Calvin cycle, glycolysis, and/or gluconeogenesis), which translates to MALISMRQMLDHAAEFGYGVPAFNVNNLEQMRAIMEAADKTDSPVIVQASAGARKYAGAPFLRHLILAAIEEFPHIPVCMHQDHGTSPDVCQRSIQLGFSSVMMDGSLMADGKTPADYDYNVRVTQQTVAFAHACGVSVEGELGCLGSLETGQAGEEDGVGAEGTLDHSQMLTDPEEAAAFVKATQVDALAIAIGTSHGAYKFTKPPTGDILAIDRIKEIHKRIPNTHLVMHGSSSVPQEWLAVINQYGGDIKETYGVPVEEIVEGIKHGVRKVNIDTDLRLASTGAMRRMMAEHPSEFDPRKFFAKTIEAMRDICIARYEAFGTAGNASKIKPISLEGMYQRYASGELNAKVN; encoded by the coding sequence ATGGCACTTATCAGCATGCGCCAGATGCTGGACCACGCCGCCGAATTCGGCTACGGCGTGCCGGCCTTCAACGTCAACAACCTCGAGCAGATGCGCGCCATCATGGAAGCGGCCGACAAGACCGACTCCCCGGTGATCGTCCAGGCCTCCGCCGGCGCGCGCAAGTACGCCGGCGCACCGTTCCTGCGCCACCTGATCCTCGCCGCCATCGAGGAATTCCCGCACATCCCGGTGTGCATGCACCAGGACCACGGCACCAGCCCGGACGTCTGCCAGCGCTCGATCCAGCTGGGCTTCAGCTCGGTGATGATGGACGGCTCGCTGATGGCCGACGGCAAGACTCCGGCCGACTACGACTACAACGTGCGCGTGACCCAGCAGACCGTGGCGTTCGCCCACGCCTGCGGCGTGTCGGTGGAAGGCGAGCTGGGCTGCCTGGGCAGCCTGGAAACCGGCCAGGCCGGCGAGGAAGACGGCGTCGGCGCCGAGGGCACCCTCGACCACAGCCAGATGCTCACCGATCCGGAAGAGGCCGCGGCCTTCGTCAAGGCCACCCAGGTCGACGCCCTGGCCATCGCCATCGGCACCAGCCACGGCGCCTACAAGTTCACCAAGCCGCCGACCGGCGACATCCTCGCCATCGACCGCATCAAGGAAATCCACAAGCGCATCCCCAACACCCACTTGGTGATGCACGGTTCCTCCAGCGTGCCGCAGGAGTGGCTGGCGGTGATCAACCAGTACGGCGGCGACATCAAGGAAACCTACGGCGTGCCGGTCGAGGAGATCGTCGAGGGCATCAAGCACGGCGTGCGCAAGGTCAACATCGACACCGACCTGCGCCTGGCCTCCACCGGCGCCATGCGCCGTATGATGGCCGAGCACCCCAGCGAGTTCGACCCGCGCAAGTTCTTCGCCAAGACCATCGAAGCCATGCGCGACATCTGCATCGCCCGCTACGAAGCCTTCGGCACCGCCGGCAATGCCTCCAAGATCAAGCCGATCTCCCTGGAAGGCATGTACCAGCGCTACGCCAGCGGCGAGCTGAACGCCAAGGTCAACTGA
- a CDS encoding phosphoglycerate kinase: MTVLKMTDLDLAGKRVLIREDLNVPVKDGVVKSDARILASLPTIRLALEKGAAVMVCSHLGRPTEGEFSEENSLKPVADYLSKALGRDVPLVKDYLGGVEVAPGEIVLFENVRFNQGEKKNADELAQQYAALCDVFVMDAFGTAHRAEGSTHGVAKFAKVACAGPLLAAELDALGKALDKPQRPMVAIVAGSKVSTKLDVLNSLAEICDSLIVGGGIANTFLAAAGYKVGKSLHEADLLDTAKAIAAKVAVPLPVDVVVAKEFAESAEATVKLIAEVADDDMILDIGPQTAAMFAEMLKASQTILWNGPVGVFEFDQFGNGTQALARAIAASPAFSIAGGGDTLAAIDKYGVAEQISYISTGGGAFLEFVEGKVLPAVAVLEARAQG, translated from the coding sequence ATGACCGTGTTGAAGATGACCGACCTCGACCTCGCCGGTAAGCGCGTGCTGATCCGCGAAGACCTCAACGTCCCGGTGAAGGATGGCGTGGTGAAGAGCGATGCGCGCATCCTCGCCTCCCTGCCGACCATCCGGCTTGCGCTGGAGAAGGGCGCGGCGGTGATGGTCTGCTCGCACCTGGGCCGCCCGACCGAGGGCGAGTTCTCCGAAGAGAACAGCCTCAAGCCGGTCGCCGACTACCTGTCCAAGGCCCTCGGCCGCGACGTGCCGCTGGTCAAGGACTACCTGGGCGGCGTCGAGGTCGCGCCGGGCGAGATCGTGCTGTTCGAGAACGTGCGCTTCAACCAGGGCGAGAAGAAGAACGCCGACGAGCTGGCGCAGCAGTACGCCGCACTGTGCGACGTGTTCGTCATGGACGCCTTCGGCACCGCCCACCGCGCCGAGGGCTCGACCCATGGCGTGGCCAAGTTCGCCAAGGTCGCCTGCGCCGGCCCGCTGCTGGCCGCCGAGCTGGACGCCCTGGGCAAGGCGCTGGACAAGCCGCAGCGCCCGATGGTCGCCATCGTCGCCGGTTCCAAGGTGTCCACCAAGCTCGACGTGCTGAATTCGCTGGCCGAGATCTGCGACTCGCTGATCGTCGGCGGCGGCATCGCCAACACCTTCCTCGCCGCCGCCGGCTACAAGGTCGGCAAGTCGCTGCACGAGGCCGACCTGCTCGACACCGCCAAGGCCATCGCCGCCAAGGTCGCCGTGCCGCTGCCGGTCGACGTGGTGGTCGCCAAGGAATTCGCCGAGTCGGCCGAGGCCACCGTCAAGCTGATCGCCGAGGTCGCCGACGACGACATGATCCTCGACATCGGCCCGCAGACCGCGGCGATGTTCGCCGAGATGCTCAAGGCCTCGCAGACCATCCTGTGGAACGGCCCGGTCGGCGTGTTCGAGTTCGACCAGTTCGGCAACGGCACCCAGGCCCTGGCCCGCGCCATCGCCGCCAGCCCGGCGTTCTCCATCGCCGGCGGCGGCGACACCCTGGCAGCCATCGACAAGTACGGCGTGGCCGAGCAGATCTCCTACATCTCCACCGGCGGCGGCGCCTTCCTCGAATTCGTCGAGGGCAAGGTCCTGCCGGCCGTGGCGGTGCTGGAAGCGCGCGCCCAGGGCTGA
- the epd gene encoding erythrose-4-phosphate dehydrogenase, whose amino-acid sequence MPNRPYKVALNGYGRIGRCVLRALYERGPAAGLEIVALNDLADQASIEYLTRFDSTHGRFPGEVKVVGDCLHLNGDCVKVLRQREPEGIDWAALGVDLVLECSGVYTTREGGERFLGAGAPRVLFSQPMASEADVDATIVYGVNQRRLSGAERLVSNASCTTNCSVPLLKLLDEAIGLDYVAITTIHSAMNDQPVIDAYHHEDLRRTRSAFQSVIPVSTGLARGIERLLPELAGRVQAKAIRVPTVNVSCLDITLQTRRDTSAAEINRVLREAAERGPLRGLLDYTELPHASCDFNHDPHSAIVDGSQTLVSGPRLVNLLAWFDNEWGFANRMLDVAGHWLDVAAFNR is encoded by the coding sequence ATGCCCAACCGCCCCTACAAAGTCGCCCTCAACGGCTACGGCCGCATCGGTCGCTGCGTGCTGCGCGCGCTCTACGAGCGCGGGCCGGCCGCCGGGCTGGAGATCGTCGCGCTCAACGACCTGGCCGATCAGGCCAGCATCGAGTACCTGACCCGCTTCGACTCCACCCACGGCCGTTTCCCCGGCGAGGTGAAGGTGGTCGGCGACTGCCTGCACCTCAACGGCGACTGCGTGAAGGTGCTGCGCCAGCGCGAGCCCGAGGGCATCGACTGGGCGGCGCTGGGCGTCGATCTGGTGCTGGAGTGCTCCGGCGTCTACACCACCCGCGAGGGCGGCGAGCGCTTCCTGGGCGCCGGCGCTCCGCGCGTGCTGTTCTCCCAGCCGATGGCCAGCGAGGCCGACGTCGACGCCACCATCGTCTACGGGGTCAACCAGAGGCGCCTGTCCGGCGCCGAGCGGCTGGTCTCCAACGCGTCCTGCACCACCAACTGCAGCGTGCCGCTGCTGAAACTGCTCGACGAGGCCATCGGCCTCGACTACGTGGCGATCACCACCATCCACTCGGCGATGAACGACCAGCCGGTGATCGACGCCTATCACCACGAGGACCTGCGCCGCACCCGCTCGGCGTTCCAGTCGGTGATCCCGGTGTCCACCGGCCTGGCGCGCGGTATCGAGCGCCTGCTTCCGGAGCTGGCCGGTCGCGTGCAGGCCAAGGCGATCCGCGTGCCGACGGTCAACGTGTCCTGCCTGGACATCACCCTGCAGACCCGCCGCGACACCAGTGCCGCCGAAATCAACCGCGTGCTGCGCGAGGCCGCCGAGCGCGGCCCGCTCCGGGGCCTGCTCGACTACACCGAGCTGCCCCACGCCAGCTGCGATTTCAATCACGACCCCCATTCGGCCATCGTCGATGGCAGCCAGACCCTGGTTTCCGGCCCGCGGCTGGTCAACCTGCTGGCCTGGTTCGACAACGAATGGGGCTTTGCCAACCGCATGCTCGACGTCGCCGGCCACTGGCTGGACGTTGCCGCGTTCAACCGATAA
- the tkt gene encoding transketolase has translation MPSRRDRANAIRALSMDAVQKANSGHPGAPMGMADIAEVLWRDFLKHNPQNPQWADRDRFVLSNGHGSMLIYSLLHLSGYDLSIDDLKQFRQLHSRTPGHPEYGYTPGVETTTGPLGQGIANAVGFALAEKVLGAQFNRPGHAIVDHFTYAFLGDGCMMEGISHEVCSLAGTLGLGKLVAFYDDNGISIDGEVEGWFTDDTPARFEAYGWQVIRNVDGHDADEIRMAIETARAETERPTLICCKTVIGFGSPNKGGKEECHGAPLGDAEIAATRAQLGWNHGPFEIPADIYAEWDAKEAGAAAEAAWSERFAAYAAEFPELAAEFKRRLAGELPQDFSAKAAAYVREVAEKGATIASRKASQDTLNAFGPLLPEFLGGSADLAGSNLTLWKGCKGLAHDDAGGNYVHYGVREFGMSAIMNGVALHGGFIPYGATFLIFMEYARNAVRMSALMKQRVLYVFTHDSIGLGEDGPTHQPIEQLTSLRGTPNLDCWRPCDAVESAAAWKYAIERNDGPSALVFSRQNLNHQSRSEQQIADIARGGYVLKDCAGEPELILIATGSEVGLAVQAYEALTAQGRRVRVVSMPSTTVFDQQDAAYKQEVLPLQVGARIAIEAAHADFWYKYVGLEGRIIGMTTFGESAPAGQLFEEFGFTLDNILATAEELLDV, from the coding sequence ATGCCCAGCCGTCGTGACCGAGCCAATGCCATTCGTGCCCTCAGCATGGATGCCGTGCAGAAAGCCAACAGCGGCCATCCGGGCGCACCCATGGGCATGGCGGACATCGCCGAAGTGCTGTGGCGCGACTTCCTCAAGCACAACCCGCAGAACCCGCAGTGGGCCGACCGCGACCGCTTCGTGCTGTCCAACGGCCACGGCTCGATGCTGATCTACTCGCTGCTGCACCTCTCCGGCTACGACCTGTCGATCGACGACCTCAAGCAGTTCCGCCAGCTGCACAGCCGCACTCCGGGCCACCCGGAATACGGCTACACCCCGGGCGTGGAGACCACCACCGGCCCGCTGGGGCAGGGCATCGCCAACGCGGTGGGCTTCGCGCTGGCCGAGAAGGTGCTGGGCGCGCAGTTCAACCGTCCGGGCCACGCCATCGTCGACCACTTCACCTACGCCTTCCTCGGCGACGGCTGCATGATGGAAGGCATCTCCCACGAGGTCTGCTCGCTGGCCGGCACCCTTGGCCTGGGCAAGCTGGTCGCCTTCTACGACGACAACGGCATCTCCATCGACGGCGAGGTCGAGGGCTGGTTCACCGATGACACCCCGGCGCGCTTCGAGGCCTACGGCTGGCAGGTGATCCGCAACGTCGACGGCCACGATGCCGACGAGATCCGCATGGCCATCGAGACCGCCCGCGCCGAAACCGAGCGGCCAACCCTGATCTGCTGCAAGACCGTGATCGGCTTCGGTTCGCCGAACAAGGGCGGCAAGGAAGAGTGCCACGGCGCGCCGCTGGGCGATGCCGAGATCGCCGCCACCCGCGCCCAGCTCGGCTGGAACCATGGCCCGTTCGAGATCCCCGCCGACATCTACGCCGAGTGGGATGCGAAAGAGGCCGGCGCCGCCGCCGAGGCCGCCTGGAGCGAGCGCTTCGCCGCCTACGCCGCCGAGTTCCCGGAACTGGCCGCCGAGTTCAAGCGCCGCCTGGCCGGCGAGCTGCCGCAAGACTTCAGCGCCAAGGCCGCCGCCTACGTGCGTGAAGTGGCCGAGAAGGGCGCGACCATCGCCAGCCGCAAGGCCAGCCAGGACACCCTCAACGCCTTCGGCCCGCTGCTGCCCGAGTTCCTCGGCGGCTCGGCGGACCTGGCCGGCTCCAACCTGACCCTGTGGAAGGGCTGCAAGGGCCTGGCCCATGACGACGCCGGCGGCAACTACGTGCACTACGGCGTGCGCGAGTTCGGCATGAGCGCGATCATGAACGGCGTCGCCCTGCACGGCGGCTTCATCCCCTACGGCGCCACCTTCCTGATCTTCATGGAATACGCGCGCAACGCCGTGCGCATGTCGGCGCTGATGAAGCAGCGCGTGCTCTACGTGTTCACCCACGACTCCATCGGTCTGGGCGAGGACGGCCCGACCCACCAGCCGATCGAGCAGCTGACCAGCCTGCGCGGCACGCCCAACCTCGACTGCTGGCGCCCGTGCGATGCGGTGGAATCCGCCGCCGCCTGGAAATACGCCATCGAGCGCAACGACGGCCCGTCGGCGCTGGTGTTCAGCCGCCAGAACCTCAACCACCAGTCGCGCAGCGAGCAGCAGATCGCCGACATCGCCCGCGGCGGCTACGTGCTCAAGGACTGCGCCGGCGAGCCGGAACTGATCCTGATCGCCACCGGCTCGGAAGTCGGCCTGGCCGTGCAGGCCTATGAGGCACTGACCGCCCAGGGTCGCCGGGTGCGCGTGGTGTCGATGCCCTCGACCACCGTGTTCGACCAGCAGGACGCCGCCTACAAGCAGGAAGTGCTGCCGCTGCAGGTCGGCGCGCGCATCGCCATCGAGGCCGCGCATGCCGACTTCTGGTACAAGTACGTCGGCCTGGAAGGCCGCATCATCGGCATGACCACCTTCGGCGAATCCGCCCCGGCGGGCCAGCTGTTCGAGGAGTTCGGTTTCACCCTCGACAACATTCTGGCCACCGCCGAGGAGCTGCTGGACGTCTGA